Below is a genomic region from Henckelia pumila isolate YLH828 chromosome 3, ASM3356847v2, whole genome shotgun sequence.
ATCaacaaaaagaagaaaatattttttgttttgaaatgATGATGTCCTTGTTGGTCCACAAATGTCAGCATGTATCAGTTCAAGTGGTTGTCTTGCTCTCCAAGCAGTCTTAGGAAAAGGTAATCGATGCATTTTATCATATATACATCTTTCACATGTTTGGTCCAAAAGTTCAATATCAGGGAGTCCAATCACCATGTTTTTCTGTTTCAACAATCTCAGTCCATGGTAGTTCAAATGCCCATATCTCAAATGCCACAAAAGTGATTCTTCAGATTTTTCAACATTTAATGAGATATTATTATCCAGTGGCATTGCCAACGAAAATACTTTGTTCGGAGCCATTTTAATTTCCGCAATCAGTTTCTTATCTTTGTCCCTTATTTTGCATTTACTTTTTCAAAATTAACTGAATAACCATTTTGAATTAATTGTCCAACACTCAGTAAATTTGAAGTAAGATCAGGGACATATAGGAcattttcaataaattttgtGTTACCTCCCTTTGTCCTTATGGCTACAGTTCCTTTGCCTTCAACAGGTTGCATTTTTCCGTCTCCCATCTTGACTTCCGATGAGAAACtttcatcaaatttgatgaagTAATCCTTGTGTCCTGTCATGTGATTACTGCAACCACTATCCAAGTACCACATATTCAAGGAATTATTGGTCATATTCATACATgaataaaacatgattttttGATCGTTCTCCTCCGTGAAGTTGGCTTCGTTTCCTTCATTTTTTTGTCTGTGCCAACAGTCTTTATAAGAGTGGTTTGGAATTTTACAAGTTttgcatctatcccgacaatttTTTGATTCATGACCCGTTTTTCTCTTCCTCGTCCACAGTATCGATAATTTTTTAATTCTCCTCTTtgttgaaattgttgggatgtGCTTGATTCTCCACCTTCATATTTTTTCTTCTCCGCTATTTTGAGCTTGGACTCAAAGGCTTGCTCAATGGAAGGTCCAACGAATTTACACATCCTTTTTTCATGGGCTTCTAAAGAACCCATTAACTCCATCATCGTGAGTTTTGACAAATCTTTTGATTCTTCAATTGCAGCCACAACATGTTCAAATTTTTGTGGTAAGCTCCATAGGActttttcaacaatttttttgtCTTCAATGGTATCTCCGTAactttttatttgattgattatttcaaCTACACGTGAAATAAATGTACGGATTTCTTCGTTATCTTTCATGGCTAAAGTATCAAAATCTCGCCATAAAGATTGAAATTTGATGGAGATAACTTTCTCGGACCCTTGAAACTCCATTTTTAGAATATCCCAGgcttttttgcaatttttggcaCCTATGATTCTGGGAAAAATGGATCGATTTACGCCTTGTTGAATGAACAATAAGGCTTTGGCATCTCTCCTGATATTTTTCCGGTACTCCTTTTGCTTTGCTTGAGTCCACGTGGACAAGGTTTCGGCATCTGCTGGTTCTGGTATACCATTCTCTACTATCTCCCAAAGATCTTGAGAGATAAATAGAGTTTTCATCTGGACTCtccaaaattcataactttCCCCATCAAATACGGGAATGGGTGTAGTTAATGAATCTTTAGACATTTTTTGTCTTTAGAATATTTTTGCAAAGGAGAAATCGgacgtggctctgataccacaatTTTGTTGGGTACCAATAATATATATGGTGGTATGTGGGATGTTAACGAGCAATTAATATGATATTGGAAGCTTTTGATTTAATATGAACACTGAGCAAAAAATATGCGAAAGAATGAATCAGAGAAAGAATGGAGAAAATGATTTTCATTCTGCACGATACATTCTTCATACTGAGTATTGCCTTTTATAGGCAATTGATGACTACAATTCAAACATGAACACTACAAATTCAACACGCATGCAAAGTAATAAATGAAAGAAGACAAACACTAGCTATGCTTAAATTCCATCCGTTCATGTAGTCTTCTAGCAATAAATGTTGTGTTTCACAACTTATAAAATGTGGCCGTCTTCAATAATGATGTGTTTCACATCATGATTTACAATCACAATAATACAtacaaattaatatattatatattttacagATTATACGTACTGCTTTAATAAATTTGCTGAAAGTTGaggattttgagatgtttgcCATGATGGCATGGGCAGCTTGGATTGAGTATTGTGAcaggaaaatattaattttgattGGGCAATATCAATGCTGGATATCTATCGAAGTGCTAACAGATTGGAGGGAATCGAAACGCCTTAATGGAGACCAGATATAAAGGGATCGGAGATGGACACCACCTCCAGGTAATTGTTTGAGGATGGATGTGGATGCGAGTTATGATGGGAACCGAATTGGAGCGAGTGTCGGGGTTGTCGTGCGAGATTATCATGGCCTTGTAGTGGGTGCAAAAGCTTGTACTATACAGTATCCGGGCTCAGTGAAAGGAACGGAGTTGGAAGCTATTCGCACTGGAATGGATTTTTGCAAGCGCCGGGGTCTGAAAAATATTTGCATTTACtcggattttattttttttaaaaaaagttgacTCCGAAAGGAATCTCATCCCACATGAGTCAAAGATTAATTGTCTCATGcggggttaaatcgagggatgtgcacgagcggtaGGGACCTGAGGGAGGGAGCAACATGACCAACTCCCAGTGCACGCCCCACAATATTTCTGCAAAAAATATGcttcacacgaggatcgaatgctgaaaaatttcttcccacgtcaccttagatcttaccaactcgcctatgcccctgGAAGCTTACTCGAATTTTTTTATTGGCGGTTCAAGTGGTTAATCGCCAATCGGGAGACAGAAGCCTAGCTGGTGCAATAGCTATGAATTAACATCCAAGAACTTCTAGCACAACCGACTTTTATTTCTTTACAACATGTTAGAAAGTCGGCCAACGGGCACAGCTCATATTCTTGCTCGAAAAGCccttttaatgggcttaaattcTTGATGGATTCAAGAGGCTTTGCCTCGATGGTTGTATGATGTAATCACAATCACAAATGACCGTGGGTTCTTTCTTCCTACCTAATGAAATTGTGGTTCTTCTAAAAAAAAAGATGAATAGGACTTAGGAGAGACAAAACacgatatatatttaaaatatttgttattgttttagcgtgtgttctttttatttatttttggttaaAAAATTGTTATTGTTTTAATTCACATGTGGtataaaaaacaaatatatattttaatatcgtctataaaccgacATTTATTAATACATAGTTTTAACACACAAATAAAGTATTtggcttaattattttaatttctcacttaattaaaaataattattactagATCTTGTcaattaattaagaatttatcaTCAGGTCCTTGCATCCTATATATATTTTAAGCTTTGCCCAAGAACTCATTTTTTTCTAATGACCGTTAATGTACATGATAAAAACAATACAATTTTATCTAATGAAATATGATGCAAAATAGTCCGAGCTGGGTCAGCTGGACTCATCCAAGGAAAACAAGTTTGGGTAGTGCAAAAAGAAAGTTATTTACAAATGAGTGCTTGTTGTAATTAATTGGTTCCCCAACTTATTGGTAGCTGCAAATTAAATTAAACCAAATTAAAGCCGAATGGGGCATGAGTACTCACGAGGATTCGGATGAAAAGTAATTAATGGCAAGCGTGAAGCATGCATGATTCATCCCAAATCATGTCCTTCTCACTACGGAAACCATTTTTATCAATACTACTTTACATGCTTCCATGACCTACTAATTATAGACACATTTTTATGGGTTTTGCCCATTTTCTCATTCTCATCGCTAGACCAAATGTCGTCGGAAATTAAAGGAATACGACAACTAAAAAGTGCACCTACACATTGTCTCGAAATCGTTTATTTGATATGTAAACACCGTAATTACAACTTTTCGTTCTTATTATTTGATACATATTGTTCTGCTAGCTGTTGTAacattgaattaattaattaaatcgaAGATTAAATGCTTCTGCCACTCACAATTCGATCGGTTCATTACAAACACTACACAAGGGACGAGAAAAATAATTAACCCATTTATGCACGGGTAATTTGCACTTATGATTGTTATAATTATTTTGATTCCTAGCTGCTTTTTCATGATCATAGTGGGTTAGTGGCCAGAATGTATTTCACTTAAGATTTAACTTTAGCATcgattctttctttctttattttttttcaaaaaaatatatttgtctGTTGACGTAAAAAGGTTGATAGATGGTGTATGTAGGACCGAACGCTTGtcgttttatattttaaaaaaattatatctagTGTAACGTACGATcaattcaaatcttttaaaccggaCATTGTCATTGATTGCTCTACCAAGCAAAGATAATTATTTCACCCAATAGATGAACATAACCATTTGGTTAAAATATCCCAATCTGTTTCTTCtggattaaaatttaaaaggaaTTTTCTATGAATCCGTTTGGATAAggatttataaattatttttttaatataaaactttttgtttttaaaaataattataaaatatctcaaaagttattttaaaaataaatatatgttagGATAACTATTCTATAAAACACGTTTTTACAATTAAAAATTTAGAATGTTTTGTTTTAATCATGACTTTcatttcttaaaattttaaaaaatatatatgtctcAATTGTTATCTAAAaactatatttgaaaaaaacttttttaaaaatatttttcaatataacgttttacaaaaattttatcaaaacacatattttaattttaatttttttttcatttaaaaaaatattttttaaaaaaagtaattgTACAAATGAATCTGATAAATGATAAATCCAACAAACAAAGTAAATAAAACTAATACAAGGAAATGCCATTAATCGTGAGGGGATTTAAGAACCCAACGGTGACAGTTGGAAAAACAGAAGGGGTCACTCTCCTTATAAAATCACGTAATAATTGGCTTTAACACCTGTAATTTAGTATTATGGCAATAAAGCATAAAGGCCACACAATACACTTCACTTCCAACTTTAGACCGGCCCCCACGGTCCACGCTAAACATTACTACATGGTTTAGTACACAACTTTTTCCAAACTAATTTAGGTTGAAATATTTAATAAGTAATGTTAAGTTAATGAAATCCAGATATATCCACAatggtatgatattgtccactttgAGTACAAGTCCTCATGGTTTTGATTTTGGGAACCCACCCAAAAGGCTTCATACCAATGTAGATATCATTCCATATTTTAATCCATGATCTTTTTACTTAAActtccaatgtgggactttTTTGGTCATCCAATGTGGGCCTTTGGTTGACCATTCCTAATAATCTTCGAATGTGGGACTTTGGTTGACTATTCTTAACAATCCTCCCCTCAAACGAAGTTTCACCAGGCCTCCCCTCAATCCGTCCCTCCAATCGAGCCTATTCACCTTCAATGCGTTGCAACACACGCCTTACATGAATTTTCGGGAGCGTCCCTCGAGAGCTTTTTCATGGATCTTTAATCGGGGCCTCAAACTTCTTCTCCTTGAGTTTCCGAGGATTCCACCCAACATTTGTTTTTATCAGACCATGACTCGTTTCCCAAAGACGGCGCCATTTGTTAAGTCAATGGAATCTGGATATCTCCACAatggtatgatattgtccactttgggCACAAGCCCTCATGGTTTTGATTTTGGGAACCCACCCAAAAGGCCTCATACCAATAGAGATATCATTCCATATTTTAATCCATGATCTTTTTACTTAAActtccaatgtgggactttTTTGGTCATCCAATGTGGGCCTTTGGTTGACCATTCCTAATAATcttccaatgtgggactttgGTTGACTATTCTTAACAATCCTCCCCTCAAAAGaagtttcccacagacggcgccacttgTTAGAAATCAATCCGAAATTTGGTATTCGAGAATTCACTAAGCAAACGAACACACAAGACCAACAACACAATCCCAGAACAGATAAAATCAACGCACACAGATCAATCAaccaactcacgcgaaagcgattaaacgacgcaagtatttacgtggttcggcaaagatttgcctacgtccacgggagagcaacacaacacttttattaatcaccaacagaacaaccCAAGCTCAAAAACAGAGTTTATTACAGAGATGGACTCAGACAAACTatcaagctagatacagacacgattcaagctattgatacttgaatctttccgtcacaatctacgctttgttttctcctccgaaatctttcttcttctctctcaatatattctgaaaaattttgattttctgttattctcTTTGCGGCCatcttccatctgcttatatagataattagaccgactttcatcttgggctttaggtcaacagtaacttacgacccaattataaagtcaacaagGTCCAGCCTgataagccttcattcatcagtctgatctgcccTCGTATTTCGATCTGCATTGATCTGCCTGCAAGCGTATAGCTTTCTCggacacttcatctgacttcttaaccaagtcacaatactcgagcaatctatctgcatgaactcatccgaagtctcatctgaccatcacttcgatctgatcccagtatttGATCTGACCATGAAACTCATCTGATCaccgagctcatctgatctgtactattcgatccgatctcttTTTTATACTCATTCAAtatgatagaagcatacttcaacaagTAATGCTACAGGTACAACGAAATTTATACAACAAATCttacaacacaaaaaattcaatacaataatttaatttatcaaaatctcacgatacattAAATGCAAAATCTCGCGATAAAATAGTAAAATATcacgatattattgttgtaaatatcgttgtacacgaTATTTGTTGTACCTCTATCATTTTCCTTAATTAATATCACTGATACCTCATACAATTTATTGCCTTGGGATTCTTGATCAATATCTTACGGGGTAGATTTTTAATCTCTCTTTCTTGTCTCTTTTTATTTTGGGTCAGAAACCTCAAATTAACCTTGATGTACTTGTGACCATTCTACATGTAAATTCATTCTATGTTTGCTCAGAGGGAAGGTTGCTTTGTGCTTCCCTTCTTCATAGATGAGTGTCTTCTCCTTTCTATTAGCTTTGTGCTATACTTAGTGTCGTTGCCTACTCTCTCGTTCTTGTTCCTGTGCATGAGCTCTTGCTGGATTGAGGGCAGTGGGCGTGTAGTTGAGATTAGGGGAAATCTTTTCGGTCTTCGTCTTGGTTCTTGGTGAATCGGAGAAAGTCTAGTGTCTGAGCCCCGAAAGCTAAAAGCTTAAGATTCCTATTTCCTACTGCTTCGTTTCTTTGTTATTATTCTTGTTATTATTCTTGCATATTGGGTGTATTGCTTGATGCTTTCTTTGTGTTGTTGTGCAGCTTAGGAACAGAAGCAAAAGCTCGACGAAGTGGTTTGAAGTCGGTCGGAAAATAcctaacagtggtatcagagccactggTTAGTCGCCGAGCTGCCGTCGCCGTTGGGTTTTGCCGTCGGTCGCTGGGTTCAGAAATGAACAGCAGTAGCCGTGGCTGGACAGCACCCGCACCGCCTGGACAGCCTACTTTCCACAGTCGCTTTGGTTCGTGGAATCGAAACTCTAAGTAAGGGAGTTTCGCGCTGGTATATTGGCTTGACCTTGAACTTTTTTTTATCGCATTAGTAGCCGCTGGCCGCGGTTTAGGTACTGGGATTATGTGCTGGTAAAAACCTAGGAATTTCGTGCTTACTTGGTGCTTCCGCTGTGTTTGCTGAAATTTGTATGTTTACTGCTTGCGGGTATTGCTTAATCAGATTTCTGTGTGAAAATCTGATTTGTTTGGTTTAGTGTTTTATGTGTGAAAATTTGTTGGTTTTGCTCTTTGTGTTCTTTCTGTGTGAAAATGTCTTTGACTTATAACCTCGTACCTTTTAATAgtaaaacaaatttttcaatATGGGAGTAGAAAATGAAAGGAATTTTGATTCAACAAAAAGTTTTCAAAGCGATAAATCTTTCATATTCTGCCTCTGAAACTGACGACAAAAAATCTGAAACAAATGAATTTGCTTATTCTTCGATAATATTGAACTTGTCTGACTCTGTGTTAAGAAAAATTGGTAAACTAAAATCTGCTAAGGAACTTTGGGAAAAATTAGAAGAACTTTATACTGAGACTTCACTACCTAGTAAACTGTTTCTGCTTGAAAAATTTTTCCGGTTCAaacttgatttgaataaagatatAGATGAAAATCTGGATGTGTTTACCAAACTTGTTCAAGATATTAAGCTAACTGAAGATGAGCATATTGATGATTACACCCCTATTGTGCTTTTAAATGCTATTCCCGATTCTTACAGCGATGTGAAATATGCCATTAAGTATGGTAGAGATAAGATTTCATTAGAAACTATTGTGAATGATTTAAAAAGTAAAGAGATAGATTTAAAAACTTATAAGGGTGATAATAATTCTGGTGAGGTTATGCATGTGAGAGGAAGGTCTAGAAATCGTTTTCAAAGATCTTCAAACAACTTTTCTGTTGAAAATCGAGGTAAAAGTAAGACAAGATAACAGTCGAGGTCTAATAATAGAAAATGTTATAATTGTGATGAAATAGGTCATTTCATTCGAGATTGTACTTGGCCTAAGCAAAACCAAGACTTGAAAAATCAGCATGATGACGATATTGCTAATATGGCTACTTTTAGTGAAAGCATGGGTGATGTTTTTATGGTGACTGAAGTATGTGATGTGCCTATTGTGAATTCTGTGCATTCAAGTTTTCTGTGTGAAAATGAATGACTAGTTGATTCTGCTAGCACTTTCCATATGTTCCCATTTAAAAACATGTTTTCTAGTTATAAAGAAGTAGTGCATGAGTGTGTTTCTATGGCTAACCAGAAATTGTGTCAAATTGTTGGTGTTGGTGATGTAACATTGAAATTTGATTCTGGTTATGTATTGACTTTGAAAAATGTGAGACATGTGCCAGATTTATGTCATAATTTGATGTCTTGTGCTGCTTTAGAAGAAGAGGGTTTGCAGGGTAAATGGGGTAGTGGAgtgatgaaaattttgaaaggtTGTTTAGTGATTTTCAAAGCCTCCAAAAGGATAAACTTATATGTTTGGCATGCTGAATTTGTTTCTCGTGTTCATGGTAGGCAATCTAGAGATAAGTTTCCTAATTCCCCTGTTTTCGAACCTGCCACACCTCCAAACAAGGTGGAGCACTTATCTGTTTCATGTCTTAATTCTGAAAATTTGCATAAGGTGCCAGTTGTGAACTGTAATGACCTCTTTGAGGTCAAAAGTGAATCTGAATTTGTGGTGGGTAAGGATTTTactcaaaagaaaagaatagaagataatgaaatattttctcCTATTATAATGTTTGCTACTTTGAGTATTTTGATTGCGTTTATGCTTCAGTTTGATTGGGAGATTAAATATTTCGATGTTAGATTCCATTACCTTCTTGACGTGGTTGCAAAAAGGTATGGTTTATCTTGAAAAATTCTTTTCTTGCATGAGAATTTTGTGTTCTTATGATAATTTTAGATTTTGTTTAAGAATTTGTGAACTTTGTGTTGTAGCTTGTAGCTTACTTTGCGTTTTCTGCATGTTTTGGTTTAAGGACTAACTTTGTGTTTTGTTGTGGGGCGATGATGATGCTATAAATGACTCTCCGAACTAGTGAACCGACGTTGAGCCAAAAggtggagatttgttgggttttggCCCAACTAATACCCAATATTCTCAAGCCCACTTTGAAGCCTAATATAACCCCTAACCCTAATAAAAAACGAGTGTGCGTTCCATTTGTTTGTGAGAGCCgccagagagagagagagccgAGAGAAGCATTCCATTTCTGAGAAGGGCCGTTCCCCCTTGCGAAGTCTGCTGCTGCGTGAGAGCTGCTCAGAGGGAAGGTTGCTTTGTGCTTCCCTTCATAGATGAGTGTTTTCTCCTTTCTATTAGCTTTGTGCTATACTTAGTGTCGTTGCCTACTCTCTCGTTCTTGTTCCTGTGCGTGAGCTCTTGCTGGGTTGAGGGCAGTGGGCGTGTAGTTGAGATTAGGGGAAATCTTTTCGGTCTTCGCTTGGTTCTTGGTGAATCGGAGAAAGTCTAGTGTCTGAGCCCCGAAAGCTAAAAGCTTAAGATTCCTATTTCCTACTGCTTCGTTTCTTTGTTATTATTCTTGTTATTATTCTTGCATATTGGGTGTATTGCTTGCTGCTCTCTTTGTGTTGTTGTGCAGCTTAGGAACAGAAGCAAAAGCTCGACGAAGTGGTTTGAAGTCGGTCGGCAAATACCTAACAATGTTCCTATATTCCAGTACCATCATATGAAAACTCCAAATCAGTCTCATGACATGTGAGGATCACGGCCATTTCCATTAGTTAAAGTATAAACTTTGAAACATAGATCCTGTCAAAACGGATTAACGAGATAGATTTCACAATCATGTTGaaagatcataaaattatcaacCTAACCTATATATCTTTGGTAGGGGTTTTTCTATGATCCACCGGGTGAAATTCACCCGGTGGAATCTGGGCCATTCATGGCCCGGGCCCCACACACAAATTGTGTGGGGTCCAAGTCCTATAAATTCATCCGGTGCAGCATAAAATGATCCTTTTGATAGTGGTCCAATAGAACAAAAATGTCTGACCAATTTTATTGAACAAATCCAACTCATTTTGAT
It encodes:
- the LOC140888323 gene encoding uncharacterized protein, with product MSKDSLTTPIPVFDGESYEFWRVQMKTLFISQDLWEIVENGIPEPADAETLSTWTQAKQKEYRKNIRRDAKALLFIQQGVNRSIFPRIIGAKNCKKAWDILKMEFQGSEKVISIKFQSLWRDFDTLAMKDNEEIRTFISRVVEIINQIKSYGDTIEDKKIVEKVLWSLPQKFEHVVAAIEESKDLSKLTMMELMGSLEAHEKRMCKFVGPSIEQAFESKLKIAEKKKYEGHKDYFIKFDESFSSEVKMGDGKMQPVEGKGTVAIRTKGESLLWHLRYGHLNYHGLRLLKQKNMVIGLPDIELLDQTCERCIYDKMHRLPFPKTAWRARQPLELIHADICGPTRTSSFQNKKYFLLFVDDFSKMMWVYFLEQKSEAFAVFVRFKKMVERESNLQLKTLRTDRGGEFLSKEFSNYCSQEGIQRQLTARYTPQQNGVAERKNRTIVEMARSMLKAKGLPYTFWAEAVNAAVYILNKSPTKANPNKTPYEDWHKRKPEIRHFRVFGCLAYSLIPSQ